Within the Fusarium musae strain F31 chromosome 11, whole genome shotgun sequence genome, the region CTCAGTTTCGCCATCATAATTATGACTGCCCCCAAGACTCTCATCTGGTGGAAATAACCCACTCGGgagctcatcctcagccaTGTTAAACGGCGAAGCGAGATGATGGGCAAAGTTAATATCAGCATTGACAGATGCCTCGACAATAGTAGGATACGGCATACTGGCCTCCGACCCTTTGAGAAGAGTCAAGGGATAGCATAGTAACTCTCTTAGCTCATACATCAAGTGATGAAGTCTAGTATCTCCGCTTGACTCAACGAACAGGTAGGAGTCATCATCAAATGATCCATCTTCGTACGAACCAGAATCCTTCGATGTCCCCTGAACTTCTGGTAAGAGCTCATTTAGAGTGTCTTGGTATCTTGTCAGTCGCGTGTGAAAGCTGCGTGCTATCTTATCTTTAGTAGCACACAGCGCAAGAATCTCGATACAAGTGCGTGAAAGCACAACGTCCTGCTGTCTGAATGCAGCCGCACCGCCGACAAGGAAGCTTTTGATCGCTGTGAAATTCAGCATCAGAAAAGTAACGTAGCATTGGTACCTGATAATGAGTCAGCTTGGTCCAAGGTATTGGATAGCGTCATACATAGTCAACCAGCAATTCTTCACCACAGCTTTTTCTTCATGAATCAGCCCAAGAAGTCGCCCTGAATTGCGGGCAGCATGTATGCCCTCGAAAATAGCAGTCGTGGCCTCAGGATCCCAAGTACACGCTGCTATATCCTTCTGAGTGGCAAGCAGCGCCCGAGTCTTGAGAATAAGAGCGGACATGTAGAAGAGGTGCATGTAAAAGGTAACGCGGCGTTGATCAGGGGAGATTTCCGGGGTGTGCACTAACGTCTCAAGACGCATGTATGCTGGTAAGTTGGTTCGCCAGAGCTCAAGGTCTTCGTGCATCTGTCTCAAGATAGCGGGAGATAACACTCTAAAAGATGCCACGGTTCTTAAGACGTTGGCTTTCAGGACTGTAATTTGTGCCATTTTCTGCTGGAGCATACCGATAACTGGATCCTCTCCCGCGGAATCTAAGTCTCCAGTAttgtccatcttctcccTCGTTTCCTGAACAAGTCATCAGCAAATAATCCGTTCTGTACAGGTCAACTCACGTGGATACACCGGGATACCTCTGGGCTGGGGATATGGCCGAGGGTAGCTGTCACCCAGCTTCGCACGGTGATGAGCGCCGCAAAGGTTCTTGTATAGCCATTAAAGTCTGTTTCTGAAAGAGTTGCTGGCCGTTTGCCAACAGCCAGTCCACTTGAGGAGCCCAGGAGAATGCCCCAGTCTAATGGCCAACCGGATCAGCAGTGAGGTCCTTGATAGAGCATCGTAGACTCACCTGTATAGGATATTGCCAATGATGATTTGGCGATGACATTGTATATTCCCAAACAGCAACATATCCTCATCGCACGCAGAGGAGCCTTCTCAACGACATAATCGAGGAACAGCCTAGCCTTTTGATAGAACGGCGTGCAGATCGATGCATTGCCATTCGGTAAAGTCTGTCGATCATATTGAAAGCCCAAGGCACAAATTGCCAACAGCTCGCCATATGCAACCTTTTTACTAACAACCTGATCAGGGTTCCCTTCCCGACTCGCAAGAAAAGTGTCAATAATCGAATCCGCTTCCTTTCTCGTGTAGATAGGAAACATAGTCCCCAAGTACGAGAAGTAGCAATCGACGCCGTCTCGTAGAGCTTGGATAGCCACATCCGAAGTCTCAGTAGAGAGGAGCTCGTTCTCAAAGAGTAAATTGCAGTCATAAATCCGCTGACTCCATTCTACCCTCGCACTCGGTGGGTCCCTACAAGCCAAGGCAGAAGTACTGTCCTCACGCTTCACAAACTCAAGCGCAGCTTCGATACCGAAACCATCGCGAATTCGATCAAACAGGCTACTAGCTTCATTCGCAGGCCGTTCCTGCAAATACCGATACAACGCCCCGAACGATTCAACATTCTCCTGCAGAGCCTGCTGTCGTCTTGTAAGAATCTCTGCTCTGTTCCCCTGAACTGGGTAATCGCAGTCTCGTCCCTTAGATTTACAGGGTCCGCATTCGGGGCGATCGCCGTCgcattttatctttttcaGCTTGCAGACCTGACAGGCTGAGATGACCTTGGTTTTGCGGGGAATTGCCAAGTCGCTGGTGTGTTTTGGGGCTGAAGAAGTAGGGACTGGCGTTGCTGATGGACGTGGGAGGATTGGTCTGAGGGTTATGGAAGATGGCGTTTCCATTGTTGATAATGACGATTTGTTTTGGTAAAACCGACTGATGGTTTGGAAAGGTAGCTCGACTAAACTGCTAAGTGCCGCCACATGAGTTGAGGGAGAGGCGACTTAGAGCTTGCCACCCCCGCGTGATATcctatcttatcttatcaatatatcttatcttatcgtaTCACGTACGATTCTGTGCAGGCTGAGATTACTTCATTTTCAACACTGACCTATTTGCTTACAAGACAAGATCacagtttatatattactaaagcaGTCCTagaatagtaaaataaaatatcccTTAGATAGCTAGAAGTAAAGataaatagtctttatacCTATTGGAAacagttaaatataaaaaaccCATTTACactatagtataataagtagtcTAAGTTATCtgttaatattaaatactaactataactatatcaCTTGTTCTAGGCCCTATCAATCAAATAGCATTCTGAAATAATTGTTCATTGCATTGTTTTCTGCTAATGCCAGTTCTGGGGGCATGGTAAAGATGCCTATACCCTACCTAGGCCAGGATGACCAAATACGTCCCAAGCTCTGCCCTGCCTGGTAGTGAGTGTCTTGGATCCGCAAGATATTCCCATTTCCCCATATCCAGCGGGAGATCCCGTATTCCAGAAGGATCAACCTAGCCTACACACATCAAGAGCCGCCAACCAGTACCAAGATAATCCTACAACACTAAAGCTATATCATTTCAAAACATTCCTTCACCATGCATATCATCTGTAACTCCAAGCCAGCGGCTTTTCACGTCGCACAGAGCGTATTTACCGTCAGCAGATCCCGTATTAAAGTTCCATCCGATCGGGCTGATTATTCCTCCGAGCCAACCCCCGGCTCCGGATCCTGATCCTTCAATTGCAACGACACCCCCAAACCATTCGATTAGATCTCTGATTGTCCCTTGATTTTTGCAGAGGGTTGATCGTCCTGTTTGTCTCTGATCGAATCCGAATCCGAATTCCGAAGAATGCCGCCTCCCAATTGTCTCCTCCACGTCGAGGACACCTTTGGACCCGTCGTCAAGGGATGCGGGTCCAATTTCGACTTCACCTTGTTGTTTGAGGAGACGATTCTTTGTATTCTTCCTCTTTGCGTGGCTATCGGTCTTGCTGTATTTCGGGTTACGCGACTTTGGAGAAAGCCGGTGATATTTAGGGGTTGTTTCATCTTGCCGCTGAAGCTGGTATGTTGCTTTCTGTTCCGCTGTCTCCCTTGCGCCAAGGAAAAGTGATTGCAGACTAATGTGATGGCCTTAAGATCGCATGGACGTTGGTACTTGGATCGCAAGCGAGCGTCGTCGCGCTCTTCACGATTCGCGATGAAACTCGAACGAGAGCCAGTATTGCCGCGGGCAGTATTGGCATAGTCGGCTCCGCGATACTAGCATGCCTTTCTTTCCTGGAGCATCAGCGCGCGGTGCGCACTTCGTCCATCTTGGTCCTTTATCTTCTGTCGACTATCACCATGGATGCCGCTCGCGCCCGAACCCTTTGGCGGATGCTAGATGGACGAGACCCTGCGATTGCTGTTATGGTGCTGGCAAGTACTAAGGTTCTCGCTCTGGTCACTGAGATGTTGTGGAAATGTTCGTTGGTAAACAAACATGAACTATGCGATGCCCCAGAGGAGAGCAACGGTATCATTGAACGTGCGCTTATGCTGAGAATGATGCCGATTTTCTGGGCTGGATACCGCACGCCGTTGCAGACTGAGCATCTCTCCAAGCTTAGTACCAAGTTGCAGAATGCCGAATTGAGGCCGACCGAAAAGGGTATGCTCCAACGAAGGACGTATCACTACTCACATGTTGACTGACAATGCGCAGGACCGAAGAGGAAGCAGGAGCCGATCAAGCTTGCGAAagagatcttcttctctcacACCATCGAGTTTCTGGCGCCTATATTCCCCCGACTATGCTACCtctccttgacctttgcCCAACCATTTCTCGTCCGTCGAGCGATTGACTACATCTCGAAGCCAAAGACCGAAGGCACAGGCCAGAGAGGTGATGGACTCATCGCAGCATATGCTCTTGTCTACTATGGCATTGCAGTAAGTACCATTTCTTATGACTGGTCAGAGTGTTTCTAATAATAGCCACTTAGTTTGTCTCCTCTCTGTATGAACAAAGCGCTGTTCGAGCCACCACTGTCGTCCGTGCCGATCTATCGATGCGAATCTACCAGCAATCACTTCTTCTCGATCGAGTCGTGGATACGGGAGACTCAAGTACAACAATGATGACTGCCGACGTCGAGCGCGTGCAGCTCGGAGTTCGAAAGATACATGACGCTTGGGCTAGCTTCGTATCTGTTGCAATTGGACTCTGGCTCATCGAAGTACAGCTCGGTCTTGCAGCTTTGGTTACGTTGGGGTTGATCGGAGGTAAGCCAATTCACCACCTTTATAACGGCCATAGCTAACAGTAGACAGGCTCTTTACTGCTCGGCGGATACTGGTCTGGGCGCGCTAGCAGATTCCAGAAGAATTGGATGGCCGCCATTGAGAAGCGCCTCCACAAGACAGTGCAGGTCTTGAAGGGtatcaagagcatcaagcaAATGGGCGCGGCGCCAGCGATAAAGACCatgcttgaagatgaaagacaATCGGAGATCAAGCTATCGAAGAGATTCCGTCTTCAACTCATTGCACTTGTAACTTTATGTGAGttgccatcatctttctAGCAAACACCTGCTGATCAATAAATAGCTTTCACCTCTCTCACCATGCTTCCAGCCTTGGGTCTCAGCGTCCACAACGCTGTGTCGGACAAATCATCAGGACGTATCCTCACCGCCCAAACAGCCTTCCAAGTCATGAccctcttcaacatcgtcagcTCAAGTATACAAGACTGTACCTCCCATGTCATGGCTATCATGGTAGGACTCGGCTCACTGCAGCGTATTGAGAGCTTTCTCAACCAGCATACCTGGACAGATCCTCGAAAGTCTATCAGAGATGCTAGCATCAGTACAGATGAGAGTTCTGTTGGTGGCTCAAGCGAGAAGAAGGTTCTCACCGACGTTGCTGTCAAAATTCAGAACGTTAGCGCAAAGTGGACTGACGATGGtgaagatatcatcaaggacgCTACGTTTGATGTACCAGCTCATGGATTGACTGTCATTGCTGGACCGACAGGCAGTGGAAAGTCGACTCTGCTGCGTGTTGTGTTGGGTGATCTTGCACCGTCATCTGGAACCGTCTCTGTCGATGATTCGCAGGTTGCTTTCTGTGACCAGACACCTTGGATTGCTAATATTAgcatcaaggagaacatcGTGGGTGCCTTGCCTTTCTATGAAGAGCGATATCGCATGGCGCTTCATGCATGTGCTCTTGATCAGGACATTGAAGATCTGACAGACGGAGACAAACATCTTTGTGGCTTAAATGGACAGTCTGTCAGTGGAGGACAGAAAGTTCGCATTGTGAGTGACTACGTTCATTACATGACACTGCGCGTGCTAATCACGTCTCTAGGCTCTAGCGCGCGCCGTTTACTCCAAGGCtactcttgttcttctcgacgATTGCCTTGTCGGCCTCGACACCAACACGGAGCGCCACATCCTCGGTGAGATCTTCGCTCCCCGaggtcttctcagcagcgcTCCCACCACGACTATCCTCGCCACAAGTTCACGTAAGATCACCCCTCCCTTTCATTACACTTACTAACGGCGCCTAGCGAGATATCTTCCCTTCGCTAACTACATCATCCTCATTGACGCCGACGGCCGTATTGTTCGGCAAGGCACATACGCCGAGATTGCACCGCATATAGAGCAGCTCGAACATGACGTGCTGCAAGTATCTGACCGCGCTGCCGCTGCACGTGAACCTAGAGCTCAAGACTCTGATGAACTACCCAACACTGCAATCACCAATGACATCGCTTTCAAGAAGGGTGCCAATGGTGATTGGGCTGTGTACAAGTGGTACTTTGGAGTCATTGGCTGGATGGACTTTGTTGTCTTTCTATTCCTCTGCTTGGGATTCGTGATAGGCGTCATATTTCCACGTGTGTCACCCGTCGTACGACTTTTATCAACCTGATGCTAACCATCACTAGAAATATACCTTGGACTATGGTCGGAGAAGACTCTCCAGGAACAAGTTGATACACTTCCGTCATTCTATGGCGTCTTCTTCGGCGTTGGTTCAACGGCATGGATAGCTCTCTTCTCAGCATGTGTATGGCTCTTTTTACGCATCGCAGTTCGGACAGCAGCTTTGTTCCACCATCTCATTCTCACTACAACACTCAAGTATATCATCCCCTCTGACATTCCTCTTTTCGCGGATGCTAACGGTGTTTTAGTGCCAGAATGGATTTCTTCTCCCAGACGGATAGTGGAGTCACGTTGAACAGGTACCATCACGAACTGTTGTGCACAGACGTTCGCTAATCGCAACGGCTCTTAGATTTAGTCAGGACCTGCAGATTACCGATATGGAGCTACCGCTAGCTTTCGTTGGCGCCACGATGAACTTGCTGATGCTTATTGCGCAGTGTATCGTTGTCACGATCCAATCCCACTACGCGGGCTTTGCGATTCTGGCTATCGCTGTTGTGATTGGCTTCTTTCATGAGTTTTATCTTCGCACTTCTCGAAGACTTCGTGTCATGGACATTGAGGCGAGGTCACCTGTCTTGTCGTTGCTGTTGGAGTCTCTTGATGGACTCGCTACTGTGCGCGCATATGGCTGGGCATCATGGTACTTGCGACGGGGCATAGAGGTCCTTGAGCGATCACAAGTACCCTTTCACTTCTTGCAGTCTGCACAAGTCACACTCAATCTCTCAGTAGACTTGTTTGTCGCGACTCTTGCCCTAGTTGTTATCTCCATCGCTGTAGTACAGATGAACACCAGTGGCGGAAGTCTTGGTCTCGCGCTGTTCAACATCGTGGGACTTGGGCAATCAGTCAAAGGTGTCGTATTCTTCTGGACTTCGCTCGAGATCACACTTGGTGCAGTTGCTCGTATCAGAGACTTTACTCAGGACACAAAGTCGGAGCATGAGGCGGATACGAAGCCTTCGGCGGAGTGGCCATCTAAGGGCGAGATTCACTTCACCGATGTGACACTTACTCATTCGTGAGTATTGCAATCAGTATGGCGACTTTGGAAGCTGACACGTATTGTAGAACTTCGTTGCCACCAACCATTTCGAATTTGACGCTGGATATCAAGCCAGGCTCCAAGATGGCCATTTGTGGTCGGACAGGAAGGTATGTTCCTTTGCAGCCACGTATCTCATCAAGTTACTAAGATATACTGACTGAATCGCACAACAGCGGAAAGAGTACCCTTGTGAACTCATTGCTCGGCCTAGTGCAGGTCTCTTCAGGTCTCATCAGCGTCGACGACGTTGACATCTCAACCCTGGCCAAGGATGAAGTACGATCACGCTTCGTAGTCCTCCCGCAAGAATCTCTCATCCTCTCAGTAAGTATTCGAGAGTACGCAAAGCTTTTTGGCATTTCAGACGAGCAAGAGATTATCCAGGGCCTGAAGAAGACAGGCCTATGGCAGACGATTGAGCAAGGAGGCGGTTTAGATATGATCGCCTCAAGCGACACCTTCTCCCACGGAGAGCGTCAGCTCTTCGCCATGACACTAGCCTGCctcaagaagggcaagatcgTGCTTATGGACGAGCCAACAAGCCAGTAAGCCGCACACGTGACAAATCTTACAGCTCACAGCTAACCTTATCAGCGTCGACAATGATATCCAGACACAGCTGCGCCAGACAGTATTTGACACGTTCCCTGATAGCACTGTCCTCTGTGTCACGCATCAGGTTGCAACTATTGTAGAGTTTGATATAGTTCTTGTACTAGATGACGGCAAGATCGTTGAGCAGGGTGATCCCAAGGAACTGCTGCGGCAGCCAACTTCGCGTTTCGCACAGCTGTACTCGGCTGGTGAGCTTTGACCTCGGGGATGAGATTATGCAATGCATGCTGCAGGTGCCTTTGTCATGATGACGCCGGACTTCGGGCGTGCCGAGCAGTCAGTTATAATTAGATTTCTGTCATGTACTTCAAGTGCTTTCTAGTTCTTATTTTCGTATTCCATCCTTGTCTCGACATTGCAATAAAAGGCCCAATATGCAACCACCATCAAAGCTCTTTGTTTTT harbors:
- a CDS encoding hypothetical protein (antiSMASH:Cluster_11.2), with the translated sequence METPSSITLRPILPRPSATPVPTSSAPKHTSDLAIPRKTKVISACQVCKLKKIKCDGDRPECGPCKSKGRDCDYPVQGNRAEILTRRQQALQENVESFGALYRYLQERPANEASSLFDRIRDGFGIEAALEFVKREDSTSALACRDPPSARVEWSQRIYDCNLLFENELLSTETSDVAIQALRDGVDCYFSYLGTMFPIYTRKEADSIIDTFLASREGNPDQVVSKKVAYGELLAICALGFQYDRQTLPNGNASICTPFYQKARLFLDYVVEKAPLRAMRICCCLGIYNVIAKSSLAISYTDWGILLGSSSGLAVGKRPATLSETDFNGYTRTFAALITVRSWVTATLGHIPSPEVSRCIHETREKMDNTGDLDSAGEDPVIGMLQQKMAQITVLKANVLRTVASFRVLSPAILRQMHEDLELWRTNLPAYMRLETLVHTPEISPDQRRVTFYMHLFYMSALILKTRALLATQKDIAACTWDPEATTAIFEGIHAARNSGRLLGLIHEEKAVVKNCWLTMYQCYVTFLMLNFTAIKSFLVGGAAAFRQQDVVLSRTCIEILALCATKDKIARSFHTRLTRYQDTLNELLPEVQGTSKDSGSYEDGSFDDDSYLFVESSGDTRLHHLMYELRELLCYPLTLLKGSEASMPYPTIVEASVNADINFAHHLASPFNMAEDELPSGLFPPDESLGGSHNYDGETEGYVSGSVPFGWDISAWRRDPGVGSSDNT
- the GPY2 gene encoding ABC transporter gpy2 (EggNog:ENOG41~antiSMASH:Cluster_11.2~SMCOG1000:ABC transporter ATP-binding protein), which produces MDAARARTLWRMLDGRDPAIAVMVLASTKVLALVTEMLWKCSLVNKHELCDAPEESNGIIERALMLRMMPIFWAGYRTPLQTEHLSKLSTKLQNAELRPTEKGPKRKQEPIKLAKEIFFSHTIEFLAPIFPRLCYLSLTFAQPFLVRRAIDYISKPKTEGTGQRGDGLIAAYALVYYGIAFVSSLYEQSAVRATTVVRADLSMRIYQQSLLLDRVVDTGDSSTTMMTADVERVQLGVRKIHDAWASFVSVAIGLWLIEVQLGLAALVTLGLIGGSLLLGGYWSGRASRFQKNWMAAIEKRLHKTVQVLKGIKSIKQMGAAPAIKTMLEDERQSEIKLSKRFRLQLIALVTLSFTSLTMLPALGLSVHNAVSDKSSGRILTAQTAFQVMTLFNIVSSSIQDCTSHVMAIMVGLGSLQRIESFLNQHTWTDPRKSIRDASISTDESSVGGSSEKKVLTDVAVKIQNVSAKWTDDGEDIIKDATFDVPAHGLTVIAGPTGSGKSTLLRVVLGDLAPSSGTVSVDDSQVAFCDQTPWIANISIKENIVGALPFYEERYRMALHACALDQDIEDLTDGDKHLCGLNGQSVSGGQKVRIALARAVYSKATLVLLDDCLVGLDTNTERHILGEIFAPRGLLSSAPTTTILATSSPRYLPFANYIILIDADGRIVRQGTYAEIAPHIEQLEHDVLQVSDRAAAAREPRAQDSDELPNTAITNDIAFKKGANGDWAVYKWYFGVIGWMDFVVFLFLCLGFVIGVIFPQIYLGLWSEKTLQEQVDTLPSFYGVFFGVGSTAWIALFSACVWLFLRIAVRTAALFHHLILTTTLNARMDFFSQTDSGVTLNRFSQDLQITDMELPLAFVGATMNLLMLIAQCIVVTIQSHYAGFAILAIAVVIGFFHEFYLRTSRRLRVMDIEARSPVLSLLLESLDGLATVRAYGWASWYLRRGIEVLERSQVPFHFLQSAQVTLNLSVDLFVATLALVVISIAVVQMNTSGGSLGLALFNIVGLGQSVKGVVFFWTSLEITLGAVARIRDFTQDTKSEHEADTKPSAEWPSKGEIHFTDVTLTHSTSLPPTISNLTLDIKPGSKMAICGRTGSGKSTLVNSLLGLVQVSSGLISVDDVDISTLAKDEVRSRFVVLPQESLILSVSIREYAKLFGISDEQEIIQGLKKTGLWQTIEQGGGLDMIASSDTFSHGERQLFAMTLACLKKGKIVLMDEPTSHVDNDIQTQLRQTVFDTFPDSTVLCVTHQVATIVEFDIVLVLDDGKIVEQGDPKELLRQPTSRFAQLYSAGEL